The following coding sequences are from one Primulina eburnea isolate SZY01 chromosome 15, ASM2296580v1, whole genome shotgun sequence window:
- the LOC140814515 gene encoding uncharacterized protein, whose protein sequence is MDQGDKKKRKMEEKINNIVTDHADEEEEDEEEEMEKFFALLKSSRELKERLAMGNSQSHHKKSDNEKAAAAASAWNPTFRFEDFTPPLAARANEYEEARKPGPSSKTKNDEENDGEELDLNLSL, encoded by the coding sequence ATGGATCAAGGAGACAAGAAGAAAAGGAAAATGGAAGAGAAGATCAATAACATTGTAACAGATCATGcggatgaagaagaagaagatgaagaggagGAGATGGAGAAATTCTTTGCTTTACTTAAAAGCAGCCGAGAACTAAAGGAACGCCTGGCGATGGGTAACAGCCAATCGCACCACAAGAAATCAGACAATGAGAAGGCCGCCGCCGCCGCTTCTGCTTGGAATCCGACGTTTCGGTTTGAAGATTTTACGCCGCCGCTGGCTGCACGGGCCAATGAATACGAGGAGGCCCGAAAACCAGGTCCTTCTTCGAAGACCAAAAATGATGAGGAAAACGACGGTGAAGAGTTGGATCTCAATCTTTCGTTGTAG
- the LOC140813952 gene encoding uncharacterized protein, whose translation MSLLRSPKFIASIESSPTNIIIPKKRRKFMERMLVEAAKKGDVLTLQNLIKGDPLALKATTLFEEDNPLNIACLGGYLDFVKEFLSLEPELAAEVNKDGLSPLHIASANGNLEIVKELLKTGSHLCFVKGKYGRIPLHYAVCKGRKQVMRELLSFSLESIEEMTARGENCFHLAITNNQFEAFKELVDFVVRHEKGEVLNMKDWRGNNIFHLAAYGKQYEVFDLLLDESFHYKDIVVEHINSLNKSCLTPLDVLLSNGAADREVEEMVRASGGKRFEEVQATLSQQNSMASSPNSSHDQPERRRLRSTSERLFEYLKFNKQNESSSKVRATLLVLAVLIATATYQAVLSPPGGVWQEDFWPISNSTVKQPPPHFAGQAVMGTKNPLSYGLFLLFNSMGFFMSLQIIYCLTSGIPMQLEIRVSLFALTVTYDTCMTSIAPGGTISLFFVVISVVLPLIMPISTVVVRDYGKVRRCSFASRRVSA comes from the exons ATGTCCCTTTTAAGATCACCTAAGTTCATTGCCTCGATCGAATCAAGTCCAACCAATATAATAATtccaaaaaaaagaagaaaattcaTGGAGAGGATGCTTGTCGAGGCAGCCAAGAAAGGAGATGTTCTTACACTACAGAATTTGATCAAAGGCGATCCTTTGGCATTGAAGGCAACAACGTTATTCGAAGAAGATAACCCTTTAAATATCGCTTGCCTCGGTGGATACCTGGATTTCGTAAAGGAGTTCCTGAGTTTGGAACCCGAATTGGCAGCAGAAGTAAACAAAGATGGTTTAAGCCCTTTGCATATTGCATCAGCTAATGGGAATTTAGAGATTGTGAAAGAGTTATTAAAAACTGGGAGTCACCTTTGTTTTGTCAAAGGAAAATATGGGAGAATTCCACTTCACTATGCAGTTTGTAAGGGAAGAAAACAAGTTATGAGGGAGTTGCTTTCTTTTAGTTTGGAGTCTATTGAGGAAATGACTGCTCGAGGAGAAAATTGTTTTCATCTTGCTATTACGAACAATCAGTTCGAGGCTTTTAAGGAATTGGTTGACTTCGTGGTGAGGCATGAGAAAGGGGAAGTTCTGAATATGAAAGATTGGCGAGGAAACAACATTTTCCATCTTGCAGCCTATGGGAAGCAATACGAG GTTTTTGATTTACTGCTGGATGAGAGTTTTCATTACAAAGACATTGTGGTGGAACACATAAATTCCTTGAACAAAAGCTGTCTCACCCCACTTGATGTATTACTATCAAATGGTGCTGCTGACCGCGAAGTAGAGGAAATGGTTAGGGCATCCGGTGGTAAAAGATTTGAAGAAGTGCAAGCAACATTATCGCAACAAAATTCAATGGCTTCTTCTCCCAATTCGTCACACGACCAACCCGAACGACGACGACTCCGATCTACCTCTGAAAGATTGTTTGAGTATTTGAAGTTCAACAAACAAAACGAATCTTCAAGTAAAGTCCGTGCCACGTTACTCGTCCTAGCTGTGTTGATAGCAACGGCAACATATCAAGCAGTGCTCAGCCCACCAGGTGGCGTCTGGCAGGAAGACTTCTGGCCTATTTCTAATTCCACAGTCAAACAACCACCACCACACTTTGCCGGGCAGGCGGTTATGGGGACAAAAAATCCATTGTCATATGGGCTATTTCTGCTTTTCAATTCGATGGGATTCTTTATGTCACTGCAAATTATATACTGTCTGACCTCTGGAATTCCCATGCAGCTTGAAATTAGAGTGTCACTTTTCGCGCTGACAGTTACATATGACACTTGCATGACAAGCATTGCTCCTGGCGGCACCATTTCGTTATTTTTTGTAGTAATTTCCGTTGTATTGCCACTAATCATGCCCATATCAACCGTCGTGGTGAGGGATTATGGGAAGGTGCGACGGTGTTCGTTCGCAAGTAGGAGGGTCAGTGCTTGA